TGACAAAGCCCTCGAAGCCGCCGGGCTGCGGGAGTAGGCGATGTCGCAGGAGAACGTGGAGATCGTGCGGACGTTGGCAGAGGGTTTCCAGCACCGCCAGCACGAGCGGGCGTTCGAGTTCTACGACCCCGAGATCGAATGGGATGCGTCGCGGGTTGTGGGGGTGCTTCCGGATAGCGCGGGCGTCTACCACGGCCACGAGGGGGTCAGGGCGTTCTGGCGGACCTGGCTCTCGGCGTGGAGCGATCTCCGGTTCGAGATCCAGGACGTGGTGGACGCGGGCGACGACGTTGTGCTGCTGATCCGCAACCAGCGGCAATGGGGACGCCACAGCGGCCTTGAGACGGAGTTCCCGTCCTACGCGATGGTCTTCACGTTTCGTGACGGGAAGGT
The DNA window shown above is from Solirubrobacterales bacterium and carries:
- a CDS encoding nuclear transport factor 2 family protein translates to MSQENVEIVRTLAEGFQHRQHERAFEFYDPEIEWDASRVVGVLPDSAGVYHGHEGVRAFWRTWLSAWSDLRFEIQDVVDAGDDVVLLIRNQRQWGRHSGLETEFPSYAMVFTFRDGKVIRQRHYLDQEQALETAGLSE